caccaccagcagcagcagcccagctccagccgcaAGGGGCACAATGTAATGTGAGCACtcgctggcaggggctgtggaggAAGCTAAAAAACAGACAAGTGGCTGACTTGAGTAAAGAGGGTCGTGATGCCACCACATCCAGCTCTTCCCTCCTGATCCCCATCTCACCATGGGCCTTACCCCCAAGGAGTGAGGATACAGGAGCCTTCAGCACCTTTCAATCTCTCTGTTGGGCCTGTGGCATTAGGCCGATGATTCCTCCTGTAACCAGAATCTTCTCTGCACCTTCTGCCACCTACAAAATCCTCCCTGTAGGTCTCTCCTCACCTCatcactgttatatccttggggcagccggtgtaggaagcaatcacttgaggccagagagcagacagctaaccaaaacctccatttttatttacagaaacagagagctcactcagccggttgaaaccggctgagctatcccttaatagtctaactcagttgccatagtaacaaaacccatgacaaccaaatacacaacaatcacCTCTCCATATCTCACCAGGAAACAGCTCTCTGTGCCCTCAAGTGCCTCTGTTCCCATCTCCCTCTGACACTGGTCGTCATTTAACTCTGTAGGATGCTTTACAGCTATGGCCGGTGTGACAATTTCTATTGAAAATCACTGTCTGTGAGCACCGCGATTCCCCTTTCCTCCTTCCCCAAAGTTCTCGGCAGCTCTGCCGGCTCCTACATATTCCCCGACATTTCACAATTTTCTCTAATTGCAAATTGCATCAAAGTCACTTTACATGTCTAATTACCATCATAATCATCATAGCGCCTCGGAGTCCCAGTCACGGACCAGGCCCTCGCTGGACTATCGATCTGACTCCCCTCTACTCCCAGACCCTAATATAGAATCACTCACCTTCAACATACCTGGCAATTTTCTTAACACTCTTGCCAGAAGAGTTGAATTTAACATCACAGGTGAAATTCTTCCCACTGGTCCAGGTGGCCATGGGGATGCTGATGTGATTTATGAACACGAGGGAGCCCTCCTTTGTTTTCAGCGAACGCGTCAGCCCCTGTTCCTGCAGATCCTCAGAAATACTCCAGGAAATTTGGACTGGGTTGGAAACTCCATGGACCACGCAAGCCAGATCAGCCGTCCCGGAGTAGAGGAGGCCGTGGGAAGATGGAGCCAGAGGCAGCACCCAACTGCTGTTGGTGTAACTGTCTGCAGAGTAAAGCAGAGAGTCCAGTGTGATGCTCAGCTGAGCTGCAGTTTGATTCAGGGGGTTACTTGTAGGAGATGAAAATAGCTCAAAGGAAAAATGTGTTGTACAATAGGAAAATATGAAGAAACTGACAAGTGAAATGAAATCCAGCCCTAATTAAACACCTATTTGCACTTAGAAGAATGGAAACTCTGTGCTATTTTAGAAACTGATGCAGTCCTAAGAACATTTTGTAATTTCAAAGTATTGTTTAATTCAAATATGGCTCATAGGTTAAAAATATTCCTAGCATGTGCCCTGAAGACAGAAAATCTTCAAGAGTTCATTTTTACGAATTTCATATTTTTAACTGtgcaaaatacattttttctgTTCTTTCAGCAGCTAGCGTTTACTTGCTCTTTTTTGGATTCAGACAGACTGTCTTCTAACAATTCAATCTTAGATAAACAATCACAGCAGCTTTTTACATTTCAACATGCACATGAACGTCAGCATTGTCACTCCATTTCTTTCCTAATCATCCAGTTCTGTTTTCTTACCTCCAACAATCAGGGTGGATCCGTTGCCAAAAGTCAAGAAGATGATGTACGAATCGGTACAGTAATAAACCCCAGAGTCACTCCGTTGGGCATTGTAGATTGCCAGTGTCAAGTTGTCTCCTTCCGATATGCAAGCAACTTTATTTACGTTTTGATGATCTGAGCATCTCTTAATTAACATGGGGGCCTCACCTTCTCGTCTCCTGTACCACTGAGCTGTGATACCTCCTGCTACAAATTGTTTTTTGGAAGAGCACTGGATCTTTGCTGTATCATTAATGTTCACAAACAGGAACGGCTGAAATTGGTGCAGATATCCCTGCACTCGTACCACTGTAGGAAGAAAAGAGATTGTGTTATTAGAGTCAATTTTCAGCAGATCGTGATCTGCCCTAAATAAACTGGATAGATCAGAATAAAAACAGAAGCAATCGGATGATATTACTGCCCTACAGCCAGAGCACTGGAAATTATACTAAAACTACACAAATGAATGAGAGCATCTCAACTGCAGCAGAACTGTCCTAAGCTACCAGACATCATGAAAGCCAACATCCCTATTGAAAAGGCTCCTTTCTCAATTCCAAACCTTAACACAATGACTAATGCAAAAGCTTTACCCATGAAAGACAAAAGCAGAAACTTGGCGAACAGCATGGTTGTAATAAACAGTATCATGAAAGATGAAATCTAAAAGCACCCGTCTGGTATGCTGCTCAAATGGAAAAGGTCTAACATTCTGGTGACAAACGCCTCCTgggggatgtgctgtgctgataAATGCTTTGAacggggttggttttttttgttttaaagaactcTTTGGGGACAAACTATTTCTTATCACCTGTTGCTGCATTTGACTCAAACATGGATCTATTGTTATGATTCAGGATAATAAAATAACCACCAGGATGTGGCACAATGTAGAATATGCAGGAGATTATATTAGACATGCCTCTGTGTTGAACGGAGACAGCATGTACCAGGGTTTCCTGACGGATTAGGCTACTGCATATGACACTGGTTAAAGGTGTGATTGTGCAGACAGCATTGTCCCTGCAAATGATTTTCCCAAGGGTTCAACCCTCACAACTggggtcagattttttttaagagctcagctcccattaagCACCTAACTAACAACATGATTTTCAAGAAGGCTCTGCTACTCCCACTGGAACACTTACGGCTGGATACTCAAGAGATCGGTGCCCAATAGGTACCCAATGCACTGGTGAAAATCTAGCCCTTATATCAGTTCCTGaggttacgtctacactgcaaaaaaacccaaaacccacagcagcgagtctcagagcctgggtcaatgaCTCAGGTCATGGGGCTTGTGCGATGGGGCTaagaatagcagtgtagacgttcccaTTCGGGCTGCAGCCCTGTCCCTGAGGCCCTCCCCCATCACTGGGTGTcatagcctgggctccagcccaagcaggaatgtcCATACTGCTACTTTTAGCCCCGTGACCCTGAGTCAtttgacccgggctctgagattTGCTGCCGTGGGGTTTTCCTGGCTGTGTGGACGTACCCTGACGGAGCCTctactctgcagctgggagggagggtagACAGACACGTGCCAGCTGAGCAAAGCCAGCACtcgaaaaatagcagtgtggccacagtgGCCTGGGCTAGCCACGCAAGTACGGACCCAGGTGATCAGGCATAACTGTACTCAGGCCGGTAGCTGAGCCGCTGTATGTGCCGCCAGAGCCACTCAGCTATTTTTTAGTGCGCTGGTTTGAGCAGCTCCGCtccgctcccagctgcagtgtagatgtacccggAATGGGAGCCGGGCTCTTCTCAAAATGAGGCTCCACCCAGGGGTGATGAACTCTTGAGAAACCTGAATGCTCACAGTGCGGCTTGCTTGAGAAATGAGAGCAGGAAATCCCTGAGAGTGAATCGCCAGACTCCAGAACAGCTCAAGCTTTGTCACCTGCCTCCAAACGCTGCAGTTTCTGACCCTGCATTTTTCCACACcccaaattcccattgatttgagTGGAATAGTGCTGGTGCACCAGGAACGCAAGGTCTGGCCTTGTTAGCCCAGAGTTTGTGGGGCTGAAACGGGCATCGTGGGTGCACTGCAAACACTTCATGCAGCACAATATACCATGATTAATCCCAGGATTGGGGTGGCTTTGATACTTGTGCATTTTGTTTGGTGCCTCATTTATAATAACAATTCTGAGTTTATCATAAACAGATCtccaagtgttttacaaaggaggtcggtatcattatctccattttacagatggggaaactgaggccggaAGTGACTTACTCAAGATCATGCAGTAATAAAGCCAGGAATAGATCCCAGGTCGCAGGCCTGTGcactatccattaggccacactgcccAGTGGAGAATTCCTCACCAATATGGTTTGTGCCatgaaattgcatttttttcaAAGGGAAATTTATTTTTGTGTTTACTTCATGGACTCTTCTGCTTCTCCTTTGCGCCAACCATTTCCTCTACAGCTGAAGTGGGGGAGCAATTTCTATGTCCAAAAGCTGGGAGAGAGAAGCAGACAGCCCAAGTGCGTTGCTAGcggaacaaacaaaacaaaggtgGCAAAATGAATGGCTTGAAACTGACCACAAAAGCAAGTGCAACTCTCTGAGCAGCCCGCTCTGAACCTTCTTTGAAAGATTTAGCTCCTGTGCAGCAATTCATCTCATTTCCTTGGTGGCTCTTTGTCTTGCAGCCTGTGGGTTTTGAAGATCGGGTTTAATTTGTTTATGTAAAACTTGCTGTAGAAACGAAACCAATGCAAATAATTACAGTCGCTTTCTCTTGGCTTTTAATAGACTCGTATTGGAGAAGATCCAGTGTAAGGTGAATTTGTACCCATGGAGTGGGACCGGAGGCAATAGTATTCAGGGTGTAATTTTCCAGTGTGCCTAAGGCTATGTGTGGACTGCACGATAGACCCGGGTCTGCCCCAATATGGCTACATTTCTGTTATAATTATAGCTAGGGCTGCAATGTTATTGGGGACAATTTAAATAAATTTCACAGCAGAGGTGCAGGAAAACAATTATCTGCCATGGAAGGTAGGATAACGGGGGATCTGTGTGGTGGGTGACAGAAAGTGAACACACCCTGCACTCaccctccagcagctgctcctggctatgtgtgtgtgtgtggggggcagctcccagtTCCAGGCATTGCGACCTGGCCCACGTGCTCGCTGCACCACTCAGATTTGGGGGGTCCGCCCCTCGGTAGATGGGGACGTAGGTGCAGAAGGCCAAATCTGATTAGCGTTGCAACCAAACGAAAGGGGTCACAACTCACTCaggagctgagcccagccccacccGCCCATGAGCCACAGCTGCAGGGGTCTTGGACTTTACTCATGTGACCCCTCCATGACCCTTGTGCCAAAATTGCAGCAGAATTAGTTCTAGCTAAGCTGATTTGCCTGGACCATAGGAACTTTGTATGGGATGATGCCAATGCCCCTGAACCAGGCACATCTATGGCACCAGGCTGCCAGGTCATCAAAGCTCTTTTCACATCTCTATGTACTTATTCATCCTGATCACCCCATTGTGAGGTATgaagaattatccccattttacgactggggaactgagacccagagagacgTGGGGAAACATGTTCAAAAGCCCCTAAGTGACTTGGGAGGCAAAGTCCCACTTTCAACAGGGCCCCCACCGTGGTCTCTTTGTGCTGCTCCCATGACACCAAGGGAGCAGGAACTGGCTGCACGTGCCGGGGGTGTAAAGGCAGCAGAACCAGCCCTTGCAGCCCAACAGCCCTTGGCATGTGGGGTGTGGCCggagccataggcgg
This genomic window from Mauremys mutica isolate MM-2020 ecotype Southern chromosome 17, ASM2049712v1, whole genome shotgun sequence contains:
- the LOC123351416 gene encoding uncharacterized protein LOC123351416 isoform X1; this encodes MILFITTMLFAKFLLLSFMVVRVQGYLHQFQPFLFVNINDTAKIQCSSKKQFVAGGITAQWYRRREGEAPMLIKRCSDHQNVNKVACISEGDNLTLAIYNAQRSDSGVYYCTDSYIIFLTFGNGSTLIVGDSYTNSSWVLPLAPSSHGLLYSGTADLACVVHGVSNPVQISWSISEDLQEQGLTRSLKTKEGSLVFINHISIPMATWTSGKNFTCDVKFNSSGKSVKKIARYVEASSTAPASECSHYIVPLAAGAGLLLLVVSLSLIWTLCPSTLGFKPRISAPPASEENQGGILYAHLDFDSRNRKGCTMQRPARGKRVKP
- the LOC123351416 gene encoding immunoglobulin alpha-2 heavy chain-like isoform X3, whose amino-acid sequence is MLIKRCSDHQNVNKVACISEGDNLTLAIYNAQRSDSGVYYCTDSYIIFLTFGNGSTLIVGDSYTNSSWVLPLAPSSHGLLYSGTADLACVVHGVSNPVQISWSISEDLQEQGLTRSLKTKEGSLVFINHISIPMATWTSGKNFTCDVKFNSSGKSVKKIARYVEASSTAPASECSHYIVPLAAGAGLLLLVVSLSLIWTLCPSTLGFKPRISAPPASEENQGGILYAHLDFDSRNRKGCTMQRPARGKRVKP
- the LOC123351416 gene encoding uncharacterized protein LOC123351416 isoform X2, whose amino-acid sequence is MILFITTMLFAKFLLLSFMVVRVQGYLHQFQPFLFVNINDTAKIQCSSKKQFVAGGITAQWYRRREGEAPMLIKRCSDHQNVNKVACISEGDNLTLAIYNAQRSDSGVYYCTDSYIIFLTFGNGSTLIVGDSYTNSSWVLPLAPSSHGLLYSGTADLACVVHGVSNPVQISWSISEDLQEQGLTRSLKTKEGSLVFINHISIPMATWTSGKNFTCDVKFNSSGKSVKKIASFLHSPCQRVLTLHCAPCGWSWAAAAGGVSEPHLDPLPFHTRIQAQDLSTPSLRGEPGWNLIRSSGF